In Hyperolius riggenbachi isolate aHypRig1 chromosome 10, aHypRig1.pri, whole genome shotgun sequence, a genomic segment contains:
- the LOC137534818 gene encoding zinc finger protein 3-like — protein sequence MMENQTHLTSLDGSSNRNPPERHIGHLYSQDCPLEDPTIPHHYQVDGLTTIKIEVKEEEETYMVNDQYSADEGDMRRTIKEEEEEAWVRGDHLSSEEGNMTGTIIDEKTYARNDRQSMRGRETMENVKEEKYSVDIITIGEHDVRNIMEGPLISHPDDAADDNGVTQRSPVTGSSHHRHYIGGNATSKNEKIQSVALHMPCQRADIAPVPSNLQDSPSETSHCDWLRDNQRFPCPECSKLCKSRASLAVHQKSHSQKSPVACLECGKCFRCKSELLTHQRVHTGERPYTCSECGKSFKTNPELFKHQTVHTGEKPYPCSECGKSFRTNSDLVIHQRVHTGERPYGCSECGKSFRAKSDHVKHQRVHTDERPYACSECEKSFRAKSKLVIHQRVHTGERPYACSMCDKSFRAKAKLVIHQRVHTDERMYPCSECGKSFRVKSKLVIHQRVHTGEKPFACSECGKSFKSKSELVNHQRIHTVERRFRCFDCGTAFKNRSELIIHQRVHTHERPYPCSQCEKSFRIKSQFVTHQRVHTRERAYHCSECGKSVRSRSELVGHQRVHIS from the exons atggatccagtaacaggaacccaccagagagaCATATAGGTCATCTTTATTCTCAGGATTGTCCACTGGAAGATCCCACCATCcctcaccattatcag GTTGATGGACTGACCACTATAAAAAttgaggttaaagaggaagaagagacgtatatgGTAAATGATCAGTATTCTGCAGACGAGGGGGACATgaggaggacaattaaagaggaagaagaagaggcatGGGTGAGGGGCGATCATCTATCTTCAGAGGAGGGGAACATGACTGGGACAATTATAGATGAGAAGACATATGCAAGGAATGATCGGCAATCCATGAGGGGCAGAGAAACGATGGAGAATGTTAAAGAGGAGAAATATTCTGTAGATATCATTACAA TAGGGGAACACGATGTCAGGAACATCATGGAAGGACCTCTTATTTCACATccagatgatgctgctgatgataatGGTGTCACACAACGTTCTCCTGTTACTGGAAGCTCCCATCACAGACATTACATTGGAGGAAACGCAACTTCaaaaaatgagaaaatacaaTCTGTGGCATTGCATATGCCATGCCAGAGAGCTGATATCGCACCAGTTCCATCCAATCTGCAGGATTCTCCATCTGAAACATCACATTGTGATTGGCTCAGAGACAATCAGAGATTTCCATGTCCTGAATGCAGCAAATTGTGTAAATCTCGAGCGTCTCTTGCTGTGCACCAGAAATCACACTCGCAGAAGTCACCAGTggcatgtttagagtgtgggaaatgttttagatgtAAATCAGAACTCCTTACACACCAGAGAGTGCACACTGGTGAGAGGCCCTatacttgttctgagtgtgggaaatcgttCAAAACGAATCCAGAACTTTTCAAACACCAGACTGTCCACACCGGAGAGAAGCCCTATccttgttcagaatgtgggaaatcttTCCGAACAAACTCAGATCTCGTTATTCACCAGAgagttcacactggtgagaggcccTATGGCTGCtccgagtgtgggaaatcattCAGAGCAAAGTCAGACCATGTTAAACACCAAAGAGTTCACACTGATGAGAGGCCCTATGCTTGTTCTGAGTGCGAGAAATCATTCAGAGCAAAGTCAAAACTCGTTATTCATCAGAgagttcacactggtgagaggccctatgcttgttccatgtgtgatAAATCCTTCAGAGCAAAGGCAAAACTTGTTATTCACCAGAGAGTCCACACTGATGAGAGGATGTatccttgttctgagtgtgggaaatctttcagGGTAAAGTCAAAACTTGTGATTCACCAGAGAGTTCACACCGGCGAGAAGCCCTttgcttgttctgagtgtgggaaatcgttCAAATCAAAATCAGAACTTGTTAATCACCAGAGAATTCATACAGTTGAGAGGCGGTTTCGTTGTTTTGATTGTGGTACAGCATTCAAAAATAGATCAGAACTTATTATCCACCAGAGAGTCCACACCCACGAGAGGCCCTATCCTTGTTCACAGTGTGAGAAATCTTTCAGAATCAAGTCACAGTTTGTTACTCACCAGAGAGTTCACACCCGTGAGAGGGCCTAtcattgttcagagtgtgggaaatcagtCAGATCAAGGTCAGAACTTGTCGGTCACCAGAGAGTTCACATCAGCTAA